In one window of Methanoculleus chikugoensis DNA:
- a CDS encoding STAS domain-containing protein, with the protein MSGHVEITEKRNGNIDIVTVKGRLDAGSSETAQERINGVLDAGGRNLLVNLCELDYISSSGLRVLLATLKRLKADGGALRIACAQPQILEVFTMAGFHRIFLLSPDEATALAGFPAGP; encoded by the coding sequence ATGAGCGGGCACGTTGAGATCACCGAGAAGAGAAACGGTAACATCGATATCGTCACGGTGAAAGGGCGGCTGGATGCAGGCTCTTCGGAGACGGCACAGGAGCGGATCAACGGGGTGCTCGACGCCGGAGGGAGAAACCTCCTCGTCAACCTCTGCGAACTTGACTACATCAGCAGTTCCGGGCTCCGGGTGCTGCTTGCCACGCTGAAGCGGCTGAAGGCCGACGGCGGGGCGCTCCGGATCGCCTGCGCACAGCCGCAGATTCTCGAGGTCTTCACCATGGCGGGGTTCCACCGGATCTTCTTGCTCTCTCCCGACGAGGCAACCGCGCTTGCCGGATTTCCAGCGGGGCCCTGA